One region of Rhodocaloribacter litoris genomic DNA includes:
- a CDS encoding M23 family metallopeptidase yields MRSICRLGLCCVVVLFAFKGHDDPFPRDVFRSPLGIPLLLSGNFAEMRSNHFHSGLDIKTNGQEGYRVYAAADGWVSRIVVSPVGYGHALYVNHPSGHTTVYAHLSRFNDTLAAYVKRLQYEKRSFRLDVHPPAGRFRVRQGEVIAYSGNSGGSSGPHLHFEIRDAATQEPLNPLLFGLPVEDTVPPRIYRIKVYALAPDGYARIEPADGSAPVEVTPERPAHVEVVGGGDAYRLQNVRHIRAHGRIAFGIQTHDYHNGSNNRLGAYRIRLEADGKTLFLSEMQRFSFDETRYVNAHVDYAERVRNRRWIQRSYRLPGNRLSIYRTGSTGHLDTAPGQTHRLAYTVEDAAGNTARLHFEVEGMAARPVAADTPATPDVLLRHDRTATLNRDGLRATFPAGTVYEEVPLTYRVRPPLRGAFSERHDVHDELTPVHNRYTLSLRADHLPARLRPKALIARLGENGRWVSEGGSYQDGYVTTRPRTFGTFFVAVDTLAPEVTPLNLYDGKDMRAERSIRFRIRDDLAGIGSYAGYVDDAWVLFAYDAKNDLIEYVFDEHVPPGAHTLSVVVTDNTGNTARYTARFTR; encoded by the coding sequence ATGAGGTCCATCTGCAGGCTCGGTTTGTGCTGTGTCGTCGTGCTGTTCGCCTTCAAGGGCCATGACGATCCGTTTCCCCGGGACGTCTTTCGCTCGCCGCTGGGCATTCCGCTGCTGCTCTCGGGCAACTTCGCCGAGATGCGGTCGAACCATTTTCATTCCGGTCTGGACATCAAGACGAACGGGCAGGAGGGATACCGGGTCTACGCGGCCGCCGACGGATGGGTCTCCCGCATCGTCGTCTCGCCGGTGGGCTACGGGCATGCCCTCTACGTCAACCACCCGAGCGGGCACACGACGGTCTACGCCCACCTGAGCCGCTTCAACGACACCCTGGCCGCCTATGTGAAACGGCTCCAGTATGAAAAACGCAGCTTCCGGCTGGACGTACACCCGCCGGCCGGGCGGTTCCGGGTCAGACAGGGGGAGGTGATCGCCTACTCCGGCAACTCGGGCGGATCTTCGGGACCGCACCTGCACTTCGAGATCCGCGATGCCGCCACGCAGGAGCCGCTGAACCCGCTGCTCTTCGGCCTGCCCGTGGAGGACACCGTGCCGCCCCGCATCTACCGCATCAAGGTGTACGCGCTCGCCCCGGACGGCTATGCCCGGATCGAGCCGGCCGACGGCTCGGCCCCGGTGGAGGTGACACCGGAACGACCCGCACACGTCGAGGTGGTGGGCGGCGGGGATGCCTACCGGCTGCAAAACGTGCGGCACATCCGGGCGCATGGCCGCATCGCCTTCGGCATCCAGACACACGACTATCACAACGGCTCGAACAACCGGCTGGGCGCCTACCGCATCCGCCTGGAGGCCGACGGAAAGACGCTCTTCCTCTCGGAAATGCAGCGCTTCAGCTTCGACGAAACCCGCTACGTGAACGCCCACGTCGACTACGCCGAGCGTGTGCGGAACCGCCGGTGGATCCAGCGGAGCTACCGCCTCCCCGGCAACCGCCTCTCGATCTACCGCACCGGCAGCACGGGACACCTCGACACCGCACCCGGGCAGACGCACCGGCTGGCCTACACCGTCGAGGACGCGGCGGGCAATACGGCCCGCCTCCACTTCGAAGTGGAAGGGATGGCCGCCCGGCCGGTCGCCGCGGACACCCCGGCCACGCCGGACGTGCTCCTGCGACACGACCGGACCGCCACCCTGAACCGGGACGGCCTGCGGGCAACCTTCCCCGCCGGCACTGTCTACGAGGAGGTGCCGCTCACCTACCGCGTGCGGCCGCCGCTGCGCGGGGCCTTCTCCGAACGCCATGACGTCCACGACGAACTGACCCCCGTGCACAACCGGTACACGCTCTCCCTCCGGGCCGATCACCTGCCCGCGCGCCTGCGCCCGAAAGCCCTGATCGCCCGCCTGGGGGAGAACGGCAGGTGGGTCTCCGAAGGCGGTTCGTATCAGGACGGCTACGTGACGACCCGGCCACGCACGTTCGGCACCTTCTTCGTCGCGGTCGACACGCTTGCCCCCGAGGTGACCCCGCTCAACCTCTACGACGGCAAAGACATGCGTGCCGAGCGCAGCATCCGCTTCCGCATCCGGGACGACCTGGCCGGCATCGGCAGCTATGCCGGCTACGTGGACGATGCCTGGGTCCTCTTTGCCTACGACGCCAAGAACGACCTCATCGAGTACGTTTTCGACGAGCACGTACCCCCCGGGGCGCACACCCTGTCCGTGGTCGTGACGGACAACACCGGCAACACGGCCCGGTACACGGCCCGCTTCACACGGTGA